The DNA window TTAGCACACCTGTCAGTTCCTTATAGCTGATTCTCTTCTTGACTCTGTTGGGCAATAACTGAGTTGGGCTTagcaaaatgttctcacaagcAGTCTCTTGTATCAGGTACAGTAGATTTATATTAAGGGAATAGCCTCTGAACtttattcctgtgtgtgtgtgtatgtgtgtgtgtcctgctgcTTAGTTTTGGTGATGTGAAAAAACCAGTAGACTAAAGGCCTTGTGCAGCAGGGCACCTCAACACTGTGTGGCCCTCTGCACTGATTCTGGTGGGAGCTATCGGTTTCTGGTTTTATATtcatactttctttttttcactaaCCACTGCAATATAAATCCCAGGAGTCAGTGCAAGATGGCCTGCATTGATAAATAACcaggatattttaaatatcaccCTTTTATACTGGAAGAATTCTTGGTTTAGAGTTCAGACTCTGTCTTGACCTAGAATTGCCATCATGTTCTTGATAATTTCCTTGAGACCTATAGCCTAACCATGACACTGAACCCTCtgaacagtaaaatgtctaatgttaattcaatgcatgtacagtacatgagtAGAGTCCCTCCATTTTACTGATAGCTgatgaaatgtaattcattaaCACAGATGGCAAAGGTTGTACAGGGGGAAAGCCACTTGACTGATAGACGtacaagttttttaaaagtagtaTGCTCACAGTGGGATGAAGCATGAGACTTTTCAGGAATGGAAGCCCACTGAAGCATAAGTTGtctttctgttaaaaaaaaaaaaaaaagtgaacctGGGATGTGAGgtattttaaggttttttttctggttctcAGCTCAAGTGTGGCAACTGGCAAGTGTGAAATGCTGTCAGTACTGTGAAAGCTGGAATGATGAGCTAatgctctgtgtttctctgtataTCAGGCTCCATCTTGGACCTTCATCCTCAGTGCATTGGGTCTGTTCATCTACCAGTCACTGGATGCCATTGATGGGAAGCAAGCTCGGCGAACTAACAGCAGCTCAGCTCTCGGGGAGCTCTTTGACCATGGCTGTGATGCTGTTTCCACAGGtatcccccttccccccctacactgtacattttaaaggttttaaacgTAAGATGACAAGGTAGTAACAGATTTTTGTGTCGTTTGGTggtctagctaacgttatatgtGCTCTGCTCTTGTCTGTGTAGCCGTAGCCCCACCTACCCTGTTTGTTCTGGCTGCACAGTGAATGTGGAACAGGAGGCAGGGCCGATATCTGTCTTGACTGGTTGTTAAGATACAGGAATGGTGAAATTTGGAGTGACTGATTTCTGAGCCTGGGGCTGTCGGGGAGACCAGATTTTCTTCTTAGACCGCTTAATTTATTCTTGTCTGTCAGGATatgaaggaaatttaaccaaatatgaacaaaaatttTCTTAAACAAACTTATCTGCACCTTTCAGATATTCCTCTTAGTAACTAGTTAAGTTTTCTATCGACAGACCTAATTTTAACCCATTCTGGACTAAAGTAATTGTGGCTTCCTGACACTCTGTGACTGTTTCCTGTGTTCTGATTGCAGTGTTTGTTGCTGTTGGAACATGCATTTGCTGTGGGATGGGGGCATACTCTAACTGGATGTTCTTCTGCGGCTTCGTGGGCATGTTCATGTTCTTCTGCGCGCACTGGCAGACTTACGTCTCGGGCACGCTCCGCTTCGGCCTGTAAGTATAACCGTCTTTAAAATACGTGACTCCTTTAGTGACATAGCATTGTTTACAGTAACATGCTTATAGTATTTCTTATAGAAGCGTACTGCTGAGTCTTTTGACCTGTCTCTGTCCCACCATATAAAACCTCACTTATCTCTAGAGTGGCACGCCATGGTCCAGTACCGCGCAGGTCAGAGGTGGCAGTCACAtcgctgtgtgtgctgtgccaGAGAAAGACATCTTTTAAGCACAAGATAAGCTCTGCTAAAATAATCCAGTCCCCAATCTCTTTCATGCAAAATAAACACCTTAAATATCCTATCAGCAATAAATAACACGTATGTCTTGAAGTTCCCTGATAGTAGACTCTGACTTTTTTAATAGTTGATGAAAGACCTCGTAGCTTTAGCACATGGTGCATTAGGGGAAGTTTTCTTGGGATGGCAAGTATGTCATCTGCCAAGTTATGGCTtggtggggcatgccccatacctatacagcaccgagttTTGCACATTTCATGGTTTCCTAAAgcaataaccacaatgaccacagactctcagcccttaagaacattaacttttGTACCTTCCGACCTCAGGtgaacacacagaattcagataaaACAGCAGGCCTAGATTAAGCTAGTTTTAATTAATCACTTATAGACTATGTACTtcgtgtgtgagtaacttggaattTATGTACGTTGAAATGTacgtttttttgttgagattatttttttctatgatGAAGCTAATTGACTGATTAAGAGGCTTATCCAGCTATATGTGCGCTTGTTGACAGAAGAAGGGACCAATGACAGGGGTGCAGCCTAATTCAGTAGAGGTTGAGCCAATAGGATGGGGGTGGTACTCAGGGACCTTTATAAGAACGTGAAGGGTGTGAGATATTTTTAAAGCCAACTGCTGCCTTGTTttcacattcagtttttttttcattagcagCTGAACTAACATgtgaggggagaaaaaaaagaaaacattccaggGCAGTTATTGTTGTGGAGCCATTTGCTAGTTTCCTACGCAGAGCAGTGTGCCGTCTGTGTAATTTCATCTGCTGACTCGAAGTGCTTCTCTCCTAGGGTGGATGTCACAGAGGTCCAGATCGCCATCACTATCATGTATCTGATGACAGCCTTCGGAGGAGTGAGTCTGTGGGAGAGCAGGGTAAGGcccaaagaaacacacacacacacacacacacacacacacacatacatgagaTTTGAGAaagcccccacacacacgtcacactaCAGATGGACAACACAATTcactatttttatgtttgttttccttgCCCTTTGATGTAAAATTGCATACTTTATGCATAGATGACATATTCAATTATGGTTGTAAAAATGGCCAGTGTATCAAATTATGTGGCCCTGTGTAAgctaaaaaaatgtaagttaGAAATAATGGaactaaataataaaagtacTATTTTTCAAGAGTCAGTAACTGCCAACAAGCCAAGTAAAATGATATTGAAAGTCTGAATAGTGTTGGCTCATTGTAAATGGCACAACCAATCCAGTGGTCCACTGCTGGCCTTTAAATAGAACTTTTGTTTCATTCTTGCTCTGTGCTGCCTAAGGAAATGTGACAAAACAGAACATTGCAAGGTGAGAAGGTACTTATGGGTAACTACTGTCATGGCAGCAGATCACCCATGCACTTGAAGTGGCTTACACAGAGGGGAAGGGGCTGCCAATTTCCTAATGGCTCTGCAGTCTCCCCCCTGGCTGCTCTTACCATCATGCTCAGCATGCTGCTTCACGGCTTCCTGAGAAAATAGAAAACTTCTATATCGGTGTTACCGTGACACCAGCATTGTTTTTCTCCAGCTGCCTGTCCTAGGAGTAAAACTGCACACTTTCCCCATCCTGGGTATCATTGGAGGAGCCCTCTTCTCCTGCTCAAACTACTTCCAGGTCATCATGAATGGTGGAGTTGGCAAGAATGGCTCCACTGTGGCAGTAAGTCTCTTTAAATGTCATTATTGacaaatgcattaatgcattctggaaaggctttggttttttctttttgtaatcaAAGGTACGTATATAGGTAAAAATATGTAGTGAGCACTCTAGTGACCAGACCATATGCATCTCTAAGTCAACTTTGCGACTCTGTAGTTACTACATGTTTACAGAAGTTTGTTTCTTGCAGGATACCAGTGTGCTGTCACCGGGGATGCACATCGGTCTCATACTCACTTTGGCCTTCATCATCTTCAAGAAATCTTCCAGTCAGCTATTTGAGCTCCACCCTTGCCTCTACATCCTTACCTTTGGACTGGTGATGGCTAAGATCTCCAACAAGCTTGTTGTAGGTCACAAATTGAATAAATCCTCACACAGAAAAACTGTAACGCTCAACTGTTTATGATTTCATCAAGCTGAAATGTGGATACGGTGAATTTGGTCAAATATAAATGTCTTATTACCATTAGTTCTTAGTTACCATAAGCCACAAGTGTGTAATATGTTTGCCCTGGGCAGCTGTTTTTTCATGCACTGTCGGGTGGCAGTTATTTTGACACATTCTGCATCTGTTCCAGTATATTAACCATGCTAACTGAAAGTAGGCAAGTCCGAGTTATGACCCTTTTAATCAACATTACAGATAACATGTATTCAtagattttgtgtttgttagcAAGATAGGctattggtttttttattttttatatctgcCTGTTTGTTCTACATCTATATGGCATCCATACAGAACCTTACCCAAGGCACATGATGTTGCTCTCTTTTTATATAGGTTGCCCATATGACCAAGAGCGAGCTTCATCTTCATGACACAGCCTTCATTGGGCCCGGACTCCTCTTCCTAAACCAGTATTTCAACGGTTTCATTGACGAGTACTATGTCCTTTGGACTGCCCTGGTGAGTCCTCTTGAAACATCACTTACAGATTATCACTGATGTCCCATAGTCCTCCTCAACCTGCAGATTATCACTAAGGCTCTGAGTTTTCCCTGAACTTCTGACCTGGGAAATATTTAACCTGTATTTCAGTCCTGCTTCTCAAGGTGTCTCTGCAGCAGAAAAGATACTTAGCAGAGGGTACTTATTTGCCCTTAAATTACTGTCAACACCAACTCACAGGCTACTTTTAGGGTTGAAAAGTTGCTTTGAGGTCACCACAAGCTCTTTAATTGCAGTAATTCATGAtaaccaatcaaaacaaaatttatacagtttatataGTCAATTGCCAACCAGATACCTTGATTGCCCTAGGGCAATGTCCAGTCTTAAAGGGTGGTGTGGATACTGGTTTTCTTCCTTTCCCATCACTGAAACCACAACTGATGTAGGTCGACTGAAAACTATTTGTTGAATATGGTGTCGTTGTGCTGGCTAGAACAAAACCTTatacccacaccagcccttttcaggTAGGATTGTATATCTGATCGATTTATTGAAATGTCAGGTGATTGTGCTGTCTAGGGCTTATGAGGACCCACAAGGATACAAATTgtaatgaaaatcatttttaacattttccccTTTTGTTTCCTTTCCTTACCCTGTACCACATTCAGATTCTCTCTCTGGTGGATCTGACAAGGTACTGTACAGGCGTGTGTCTCCAAATAGCTACGCACTTGAAGATCAGAGTGTTCAGCATCACCCCGCAGGTCCACAGGAACCAGGACTGACGGTCCGCCCGACAGGAAGAGGCTGGGGTGAGCGAAGACgccaccccactgctgaaagcAGACTTGGAGGACCCCTCAAACCAAAAACTAATCAGCCTTGACACCGTAACTACCTACAATTAGACCGGACCATTCACAACTAGCGAGCTAATGAATTATGCATGCCTTACAGTTCCACACTGGACTGAGATATACTAGACTGGAAATAATCATGGAAATACCTTGTGTGCTGGAGTTCCTTTTTCTTGCTCTAAATAGACATTGCAtgcactgaaaatcactggttCAGTGAATGAATCTCATTACAGACCCAGTGCAATTGGTGCCTTCTTGATTAATATATCCCTAACAATATGAGCTGTACCCCACCACGTAGGTAAATATGAGCAGAAAATCCAGTTGCACCATTTAGACATTTTACATAATGTGCACGagctgtgtctttgtttttgccACAACAGAACATCAAGAAGACCATGCTGGTGAGATCTAGTCACAAGCTGACATAATGAGTCATAGAAGTGACCCTTTTTTTGCAGATGGCCATGCAAAAATCTTGCCTAATACAAGAGGTTTTCTGTCATTATTTCCAGTTTAACCCAAAAGCCaattaacgttttttttttatttaattaaaaaatgaataaaggacTGCTGTCGTCCTTTTGGgcaaatgttgaaataattCTTGCTTTCTTGATCTGATCCAGTAATTTTGAATTTCATGCAATAGAAATATGTGAGAAGTACCCTAGCGTCTTTAGATGCAAGCTGCAAACGAAGCAGCTTTCTCTTTCAGAACTCTTTGTGACAGTAGCAGCCAGACCCAGTCCATATTCACAAACTGAGTTCACGGAAGACTGCATAGGTATGGAAGCATAAGTAAATATTTAAGCCTTGCACACACCTTTTACGGGACTTATCGAGGCGGCTGGAACAAGCCACCCGTGGTATGTAAGGCATGACGGGGCTCTCAGCACCTGCAATTCACT is part of the Anguilla anguilla isolate fAngAng1 chromosome 7, fAngAng1.pri, whole genome shotgun sequence genome and encodes:
- the chpt1 gene encoding cholinephosphotransferase 1 — encoded protein: MTHCLWPEPLSAQQLKRLEEHKYSASGRSLFEPPCQIYWNWLVQQIPTWVAPNTLTITGLVVNIVTTVILVYYCPSATEEAPSWTFILSALGLFIYQSLDAIDGKQARRTNSSSALGELFDHGCDAVSTVFVAVGTCICCGMGAYSNWMFFCGFVGMFMFFCAHWQTYVSGTLRFGLVDVTEVQIAITIMYLMTAFGGVSLWESRLPVLGVKLHTFPILGIIGGALFSCSNYFQVIMNGGVGKNGSTVADTSVLSPGMHIGLILTLAFIIFKKSSSQLFELHPCLYILTFGLVMAKISNKLVVAHMTKSELHLHDTAFIGPGLLFLNQYFNGFIDEYYVLWTALILSLVDLTRYCTGVCLQIATHLKIRVFSITPQVHRNQD